The DNA sequence TTGATAGCAAAGTAGTAATACAGAAACACGCATTCCGGAGGATTGTTTTTTGGATCTCTCAACCATATTAGGAATTGGCGCAGCTTTTGGCCTCATGCTGATGGCTATCCTCCAGGGAGGACCGCTTTCGATCTTTGTCAATGTTCCTTCCCTGATGATTGTTTTTGGAGGCACCGCCGGAAATACACTGGTCAATTATCCATTCAGTGATGTTTTTGACGCCTTCAATGTAGCCAAGAAAACCATCCTCTATAAAGAGCAGTCGATAAATAATCTTATCGTTCAACTTATGGAGTTTGCCAATAAAGCACGTAAGGAAGGTATTCTTGCTCTTCAGGGAGCCATGGAGAATATCAACGACGAGTTTCTGATCAAGGCCATGCAGATGGCAGTAGATGGCCAGGAGCCTGAAACCTTGAGAAACATGCTCAACACGGAGATCGAATACATCCAGCAGAGACATGAAAAAGGCGCCAATATTTTTCTCTCCATCGGCACCTACGCACCGGCCATGGGAATGGTGGGAACGCTTATAGGACTGGTGCAGATGTTGCAAACCATGGACGATCCGTCCTCCATCGGGCCGGCTATGGCCGTCGCCCTGTTGACCACCTTTTACGGCGCTGTCATTGCCAACGTCATCTGCCTGCCCATGGCCGGCAAACTCAAAATGCGCTCCGAGGCAGAACTGCTCACCAAGACCTTGATAATTGAAGGAATGCAGTCGATTCTTTCCGGCGAGAATCCTCGCATTATGGAACAGAAACTGCATGCCTTCATCGCACCTAAACTGCGGGAATCCACTTTCAAAAAGTAGGGTTTGACAATGTCTGAAGAACAGCAAAAACAAGAAGAGCAACGAAAAC is a window from the Desulfopila inferna genome containing:
- a CDS encoding motility protein A; amino-acid sequence: MDLSTILGIGAAFGLMLMAILQGGPLSIFVNVPSLMIVFGGTAGNTLVNYPFSDVFDAFNVAKKTILYKEQSINNLIVQLMEFANKARKEGILALQGAMENINDEFLIKAMQMAVDGQEPETLRNMLNTEIEYIQQRHEKGANIFLSIGTYAPAMGMVGTLIGLVQMLQTMDDPSSIGPAMAVALLTTFYGAVIANVICLPMAGKLKMRSEAELLTKTLIIEGMQSILSGENPRIMEQKLHAFIAPKLRESTFKK